Proteins co-encoded in one Deinococcus carri genomic window:
- the surE gene encoding 5'/3'-nucleotidase SurE, giving the protein MTHRRTARKSILVANDDGIFSPGIKALALALADVGDVVVVAPDVEQSAVGHGITIRRPLRFKHTASAGFGEIPAYRVDGTPADCVVLGVHLLGRPDLVVSGINLGPNLGDDLTHSGTVAAAIEGLALGLPSIAFSQQSGAGGEYSFTAGAAYAARLAREVLTRGLPPRVLLNVNFPAGMPRGVRVTRVGEHRWEDTIVTRQDPEGREYHWVAGQSRAADAHDQTTDYGAVQAGYVSVTPVRLDLTARDLLEELAEYVPEM; this is encoded by the coding sequence ATGACGCACAGACGGACTGCCCGGAAATCCATCCTGGTGGCGAACGACGACGGCATCTTTTCACCCGGCATCAAGGCGCTGGCCCTCGCCCTGGCCGACGTGGGCGATGTGGTGGTCGTCGCGCCCGACGTGGAACAGTCGGCGGTGGGGCACGGCATCACCATCCGCCGCCCGCTGAGGTTCAAGCACACCGCCTCGGCGGGCTTCGGGGAAATCCCGGCGTACCGGGTGGACGGTACCCCCGCCGACTGCGTGGTGCTGGGCGTGCATCTGCTGGGCCGGCCCGACCTGGTGGTCAGTGGCATCAACCTGGGGCCGAACCTGGGCGACGACCTGACGCACTCCGGCACGGTCGCGGCGGCCATTGAGGGGCTGGCGCTGGGGCTGCCGTCCATCGCCTTCAGCCAGCAGAGCGGGGCGGGGGGCGAGTACAGCTTCACGGCGGGCGCAGCCTACGCGGCCCGGCTGGCGCGCGAGGTGCTGACGCGGGGGCTGCCGCCGCGCGTGCTGCTGAACGTGAACTTCCCGGCGGGAATGCCCCGTGGCGTGCGCGTTACCAGGGTGGGCGAACACCGCTGGGAAGACACCATCGTGACCCGCCAGGACCCGGAAGGCCGCGAATACCACTGGGTCGCGGGGCAGAGCCGCGCCGCCGACGCCCACGACCAGACCACCGACTACGGCGCGGTGCAGGCCGGGTATGTCAGCGTGACGCCAGTGCGCCTGGACCTGACCGCCCGCGACCTGCTGGAGGAACTCGCGGAGTACGTGCCGGAGATGTAA